The proteins below come from a single Gimesia alba genomic window:
- a CDS encoding NAD(P)/FAD-dependent oxidoreductase: MNTLQNPGSKTEPKRVLIIGGGFAGLNAALELGGVRGVEVTLVDRHNYHLFQPLLYQVAMAGLSPADIATPIRSLLSTYRNTSVLLGEAESIDLPGQKVKFDFGELPFDYLVLACGATHSYFGHNEWEEYAPGLKNISQATEIRKRVLSAFEHAERITDPEEQKKYLTYVIVGGGPTGVELAGAIGEMSRFTLSKDFRRINPSHTRVILVEAGPRILPMFSEQQSNRAARDLENLGVQIWTSSMVTNINDEGVELGDERIRAATVLWAAGVEASPLGKSGGMDVDNRGRVVVEPDLSLQGHENVFVAGDQASFTHQTGTPLPGTAPVALQQGKFIGKTIREELKGKPRSKFHFRDKGQMATIGRSRGIVEIGRFKLSGFIAWVVWLVVHIFYLTGFKNRVLVVMQWGWSYLSFRRGARLIVGREWDPQTDSKPEPEPEEEEVPVSSEH; encoded by the coding sequence ATGAATACGTTACAGAACCCAGGAAGCAAAACAGAGCCCAAACGGGTGCTGATTATCGGTGGTGGTTTTGCCGGCTTGAACGCGGCATTGGAACTGGGCGGCGTTCGAGGAGTCGAAGTTACCCTCGTTGATCGTCACAACTACCATCTGTTTCAACCGCTCTTATATCAGGTGGCGATGGCCGGACTGAGTCCCGCAGATATTGCCACACCGATTCGCAGCCTGCTCTCAACTTATCGAAATACCAGCGTCCTGTTAGGGGAAGCGGAATCGATTGATCTCCCGGGGCAAAAAGTCAAATTCGATTTTGGCGAATTGCCTTTTGATTATCTGGTGCTGGCCTGTGGTGCGACGCACAGTTACTTCGGTCACAATGAGTGGGAAGAATACGCGCCCGGTTTGAAAAACATTTCTCAGGCGACGGAAATTCGTAAACGAGTTTTATCTGCATTTGAACATGCGGAACGAATTACCGATCCTGAAGAGCAAAAGAAATATCTGACCTATGTGATTGTTGGTGGCGGTCCGACCGGCGTAGAACTGGCAGGCGCGATTGGCGAGATGAGCCGGTTTACTTTGTCCAAGGATTTTCGCCGGATCAATCCCAGCCATACCCGCGTGATTCTCGTCGAAGCCGGTCCACGGATTTTGCCGATGTTTTCCGAACAACAGTCCAACCGGGCAGCCCGCGATTTAGAGAATCTGGGTGTCCAGATCTGGACTTCTTCGATGGTGACGAACATCAACGATGAAGGAGTCGAATTGGGAGATGAGCGAATTCGCGCCGCGACTGTGCTCTGGGCTGCGGGTGTTGAAGCATCTCCCTTGGGGAAATCGGGAGGTATGGATGTTGACAATCGGGGCCGCGTTGTTGTGGAACCGGATTTGAGTCTGCAGGGGCATGAAAATGTGTTCGTCGCCGGCGATCAGGCCAGCTTTACACATCAGACGGGGACTCCCTTACCGGGGACGGCACCGGTTGCGTTGCAGCAGGGAAAGTTTATCGGCAAAACAATTCGCGAGGAACTGAAAGGCAAGCCGCGCAGTAAGTTTCATTTTCGCGACAAAGGGCAGATGGCCACCATTGGTCGCAGTCGCGGGATTGTGGAAATCGGGCGGTTCAAATTATCCGGGTTCATTGCCTGGGTGGTCTGGCTGGTCGTGCACATCTTTTATCTGACCGGGTTTAAAAACCGGGTGCTGGTTGTCATGCAGTGGGGCTGGTCCTATCTCAGTTTCCGGCGTGGAGCGCGTTTGATTGTGGGCCGGGAATGGGATCCGCAAACAGATTCCAAGCCTGAACCCGAGCCTGAAGAAGAGGAAGTTCCCGTTTCCTCCGAGCATTAA
- a CDS encoding DUF1553 domain-containing protein, whose protein sequence is MRAGEKLGMVLTAILWLGCPVISPAEESFQNKATQQADFDRVIAPLIAARCLDCHAGLDPKAGFDFSRRASAFQGGESGPALQAGKPDESLIWQYIESDEMPPEHPLSADEKRLFKQWIQAGAPWGTDPIDPFSKTTKKRGGYDWWSLQPLRQTTVPEVSDKQWVRNPIDAFVLARLREQHLEPQSRADRRTLIRRLYYSVIGLPPEPEEVEAFVNDPAPDAYEKRVDQLLASPHYGEHWARHWLDVVRFGESNGFERDQPRTNAWHYRNWVIQAFNRDLPYDQFVRLQLAGDMLKPDDPSAVIATGFLVAGPHDVVIPQSQAMRETMRQDELEDKIGVVSQTFLGLTVNCARCHDHKFDPISQQEYYQIAAALAGVEHGERDLPNPQYMQAQQQLAEHSKKLQKVQATLFELDAQARQRVMASRTTQDKSDLPVSVSSPVAAWDFQNSTLDQVGGLKGTLHGSAKQTKEGLVVDGNQSFLNTEPLKVNLKEKTLEAWVKLADLDQRGGGVMSVQTVDGVLFDAIVFGEQQPGHWLAGSNNFSRTKSFQGIAEQEAAEKEVQIAIVYYADGKIAAYRNGAPYGIAYQSRQLQPFSAGKSEILFGLRHGSPAGNRLLKGVISRARLYDRVLTAEEIQASAKWGGTYFSEAELTAVLTKPEQIQRQTLLKERKELQAEITRLQAIQPTKVYAALSRNPGVSHVLRRGNVNAPADVVNPGGLNAIKGVKGDLGLASDSPDRDRRMKFARWVTDSQNPLFARVIVNRVWHYHFGQGLVNTPNDFGFNGGRCTHPELLDWLAAQLIRENWSLKSLHRLILMSATFQQSSEPQPEALKVDADNRWLWRKSPQRIEAESIRDSILKVAGELNPKVGGQGYQDVKSYFFKGTQFYEPLDPVGKEFNRRSIYRFSARGGRHPLLETFDCPDPSTTTPDRASTTTPLQALSLMNASFVLRMSDQLAERVEQRAGSKQEQQIDELFLLAFQRRPRPQEAKLARDFLEQHGLSALCRVILNSNEFLYVN, encoded by the coding sequence ATGCGCGCAGGCGAAAAACTTGGAATGGTTTTGACGGCGATTCTCTGGTTGGGTTGCCCTGTGATCTCTCCAGCAGAAGAGTCCTTTCAAAATAAAGCGACGCAGCAAGCCGACTTTGACCGCGTGATCGCCCCGTTAATTGCCGCCCGTTGTTTGGATTGTCATGCGGGTCTGGATCCCAAAGCTGGTTTCGATTTTTCCCGTCGGGCGTCAGCCTTTCAGGGAGGAGAAAGTGGCCCCGCGCTGCAAGCGGGCAAGCCGGACGAAAGTTTGATCTGGCAGTATATCGAGTCCGATGAGATGCCTCCCGAACATCCTCTCTCTGCAGATGAGAAGCGATTGTTCAAACAATGGATCCAGGCCGGTGCGCCTTGGGGCACCGATCCCATTGATCCCTTCAGCAAGACAACGAAAAAGCGGGGCGGCTATGACTGGTGGTCACTGCAGCCGTTACGCCAGACGACTGTTCCAGAGGTTTCCGACAAACAGTGGGTTCGCAATCCGATTGACGCGTTCGTCCTGGCGCGATTGCGGGAGCAGCATCTTGAACCCCAGTCCCGCGCCGATCGCAGAACTTTAATTCGTCGTCTTTATTATTCGGTGATTGGCTTGCCCCCCGAACCGGAAGAAGTGGAAGCGTTCGTGAATGATCCTGCACCGGATGCTTATGAAAAACGGGTAGATCAATTGCTGGCATCGCCGCACTACGGCGAACACTGGGCGCGGCACTGGCTGGACGTGGTTCGCTTTGGAGAGAGTAACGGTTTCGAGCGGGATCAACCACGTACGAATGCCTGGCATTATCGGAACTGGGTGATTCAGGCGTTCAATCGGGATCTGCCTTACGATCAGTTTGTCCGATTGCAACTGGCCGGTGATATGCTGAAGCCCGACGATCCCAGTGCGGTGATCGCGACCGGGTTCCTCGTTGCCGGCCCGCACGATGTGGTGATTCCCCAGAGTCAGGCGATGCGGGAAACGATGCGTCAGGATGAACTGGAAGACAAAATTGGGGTGGTCAGCCAGACGTTTCTTGGATTAACGGTGAATTGTGCCCGTTGTCACGATCACAAGTTTGATCCGATCAGCCAGCAGGAATATTATCAGATTGCCGCTGCACTGGCGGGCGTCGAACATGGCGAACGTGATCTTCCCAATCCCCAGTACATGCAGGCACAGCAACAGTTGGCCGAACATAGCAAGAAGCTGCAGAAAGTTCAGGCGACTCTATTCGAGTTAGACGCACAGGCGCGCCAGCGTGTGATGGCCAGTCGCACAACGCAAGATAAAAGTGATCTACCAGTCTCTGTCTCGTCACCGGTTGCTGCCTGGGATTTTCAGAATAGCACTCTGGATCAGGTGGGGGGCTTAAAAGGGACGTTACACGGTTCTGCAAAACAGACCAAAGAGGGACTAGTGGTGGACGGCAATCAATCGTTTTTGAATACCGAGCCGCTGAAGGTGAATCTGAAAGAGAAGACGCTCGAAGCCTGGGTAAAACTTGCGGACCTCGATCAACGTGGCGGTGGCGTGATGAGTGTGCAGACGGTGGACGGAGTTCTGTTCGATGCGATTGTGTTTGGCGAGCAGCAGCCGGGGCACTGGCTGGCGGGAAGTAATAATTTCAGCAGGACCAAATCGTTTCAGGGCATCGCAGAACAAGAGGCGGCAGAAAAAGAAGTACAGATTGCGATTGTCTATTACGCCGACGGTAAAATCGCCGCCTATCGCAATGGTGCACCGTATGGGATCGCTTACCAGTCGCGACAGTTACAACCGTTCTCAGCCGGGAAATCCGAAATTTTGTTTGGATTACGACATGGATCACCTGCTGGGAATCGACTCTTAAAAGGTGTCATCAGCAGAGCCCGCCTGTATGACCGGGTACTGACGGCTGAAGAAATACAAGCGTCTGCAAAATGGGGAGGCACTTATTTTTCAGAAGCAGAGCTGACGGCGGTATTGACGAAACCCGAACAGATCCAGCGCCAAACCCTGCTCAAAGAACGGAAGGAACTCCAGGCAGAAATCACGCGTCTGCAGGCGATTCAACCGACGAAAGTCTATGCGGCGCTTTCCCGAAATCCGGGCGTGTCGCATGTGTTGCGACGCGGGAATGTGAATGCCCCGGCGGACGTGGTCAATCCGGGTGGGCTCAATGCAATCAAAGGCGTGAAGGGCGATCTGGGACTGGCGTCCGACAGCCCGGATCGCGACCGACGTATGAAATTTGCACGCTGGGTGACCGATTCGCAAAATCCGTTGTTTGCCCGCGTAATTGTGAATCGGGTCTGGCACTATCATTTCGGGCAGGGGCTCGTGAATACGCCCAATGATTTCGGCTTTAACGGCGGACGTTGTACACATCCGGAACTGCTCGACTGGTTGGCGGCACAACTGATTCGCGAAAATTGGAGCCTGAAATCATTGCATCGTCTGATTCTGATGTCGGCGACCTTTCAACAATCTTCAGAACCACAGCCCGAGGCATTGAAAGTCGATGCCGACAATCGATGGTTGTGGCGGAAAAGCCCGCAGCGAATCGAAGCCGAGTCGATCCGTGATTCAATCCTGAAAGTAGCCGGCGAACTCAATCCCAAAGTCGGCGGCCAGGGATACCAGGATGTGAAATCCTATTTCTTCAAAGGGACCCAGTTTTACGAGCCGTTGGATCCGGTCGGCAAAGAATTCAATCGTCGTTCGATCTATCGGTTTTCTGCCCGAGGCGGGCGGCATCCTTTGCTGGAAACGTTTGATTGCCCTGATCCTTCTACGACGACGCCCGATCGGGCCTCCACTACGACGCCGCTCCAGGCACTGTCGTTAATGAATGCCTCATTCGTGTTGCGGATGTCAGATCAGTTAGCCGAGCGCGTTGAGCAACGGGCGGGTTCAAAACAGGAGCAGCAGATTGATGAACTGTTTCTACTGGCGTTTCAACGGCGTCCCCGACCGCAAGAGGCGAAGCTGGCACGCGACTTTCTGGAGCAGCACGGTTTGTCTGCGTTGTGCCGCGTGATTCTGAATAGCAATGAATTTTTATATGTGAATTGA
- a CDS encoding polysaccharide biosynthesis/export family protein codes for MLKHLKTMPAIKWHLLCALLLPLLFNGCAAIHPIKGIPAQYLPMEYKGEVRSGKETIDLSLLRQPAPKHYLLDSGDVLGVYIEGVLGQFKDVPPVHFPQTQEVAPSLGYPIPIREDGTISLPLIGTVFARGLTLTQLEETIRRKYTSEKKILREGRDRILISLQKPRSYRVLVIRQENANDIVGTTVGNLNVGRSKRGTGRVINLPAYNNDVLHALAETGGLPGLDAENSIYIIRGAAHQMNHSICPQPIQTGSANPNNDGNRQQIQQVSDTYTPIPQSSPLPSDTAFQVGQPLYSSDGGFYSGDFMAPTVINDSTMQRSGIIKIPIRLSPGEQVHLTQNDIILHDGDVVFIESRDTEIFYTGGLLGGGQYTLPRDYDLDILGAISIAQASQNGSNTKSNGGPSALNQDVTISASNAIILRQLPNGTQLPIKVDLYEAVRHPSQRVLIQPGDYVILQYTKSEAIAAFVERHLLEGALFGLAASNLQGGGGGR; via the coding sequence ATGCTGAAACACCTTAAAACAATGCCTGCAATCAAGTGGCATCTTCTCTGCGCGCTGTTGTTGCCTCTGCTCTTCAACGGCTGTGCTGCCATTCATCCGATCAAGGGAATTCCCGCTCAATATCTGCCTATGGAATACAAGGGAGAAGTGCGCTCCGGCAAAGAGACGATTGACCTCTCTCTGCTACGACAACCCGCGCCGAAACATTATCTGCTCGATTCCGGAGACGTTCTGGGAGTCTACATCGAAGGCGTTCTCGGCCAGTTTAAAGATGTGCCTCCGGTTCATTTTCCTCAGACACAGGAAGTCGCCCCTTCCCTGGGTTACCCGATCCCCATCCGTGAAGATGGTACGATCTCACTCCCGCTTATCGGAACCGTCTTTGCCCGCGGACTGACTCTGACCCAGCTCGAAGAAACAATCCGCCGCAAATATACATCAGAAAAAAAGATCCTGCGCGAAGGCCGTGACCGCATTTTGATCAGTCTGCAGAAACCACGTTCCTACCGAGTGCTTGTCATTCGTCAGGAAAATGCGAATGACATTGTGGGTACAACCGTCGGTAATTTAAACGTAGGACGATCCAAACGCGGTACGGGGCGCGTGATCAACTTACCTGCTTACAATAACGATGTCCTGCACGCACTGGCAGAAACCGGAGGACTACCCGGACTGGATGCAGAAAATTCGATTTATATCATTCGCGGCGCCGCCCATCAGATGAACCATTCGATCTGCCCTCAACCCATCCAGACAGGTTCTGCCAACCCGAACAATGACGGTAACCGTCAACAGATCCAACAGGTCTCCGACACCTATACTCCCATCCCTCAGTCATCACCGCTGCCAAGCGATACGGCATTCCAGGTGGGTCAGCCACTTTATTCTTCTGATGGCGGCTTCTATTCGGGTGACTTTATGGCCCCCACAGTCATCAATGATTCCACCATGCAGCGTTCCGGAATCATCAAAATCCCCATTCGCCTGAGTCCCGGCGAACAGGTGCACCTCACACAGAACGATATCATTCTGCATGATGGAGACGTGGTGTTCATTGAATCCCGCGACACGGAAATCTTTTATACCGGTGGGCTGCTGGGGGGCGGACAATACACGCTGCCCCGCGATTATGACCTGGATATTCTGGGAGCGATCTCCATCGCCCAGGCATCACAGAACGGAAGTAATACCAAATCGAATGGCGGCCCTTCTGCGCTGAACCAGGATGTTACCATCAGTGCGAGCAACGCCATCATCCTGCGTCAGCTCCCTAACGGAACTCAATTGCCAATCAAAGTCGATTTGTATGAAGCGGTGCGACATCCCAGTCAACGCGTGCTGATTCAGCCCGGCGACTATGTGATTCTGCAATACACCAAATCAGAAGCAATCGCGGCCTTTGTGGAACGTCACCTGCTGGAAGGTGCATTGTTCGGGCTGGCAGCATCCAATCTGCAGGGAGGCGGCGGAGGCCGCTAA
- a CDS encoding diguanylate cyclase: MNSPLIANSNSMPQQQSVHGSYNMGSSQILKELIALSTEHEEFSLESGETDFVDQVISRKHLRKLLTALQARDASTLCHSRRVAFLAKGIATNLGWEGIHLKRLEIAALLHDIGKIGVPDHIMLKPGKLTSDEIELMSHYHNIGIDVLQACQTDHEVLTILSQTRYHFSGATNGFQYIGSDVHQGARILAIADAYDSLATDQVYRAGKKHDEIMAILMEAAGTQFDGNIVCALSRWEQNEQDVFHDALLEVNRLYQPKPFSEQEAQEANLINNIFSYLFQIESLYDGFYIVNADFQFLLFSPGLEKLADIRAIDILGEAWTANSLPLTNKEGTSLTRAECSMNRVIANGKPMTTEFMLERPGGRLINIEVQSVPMFGEDGHLMGIAEIYRDLSRGLKRPQEFNDLKQAASMDALTSVANRGELETQLAIMLSRFNKETDPTPLSLMFIDADHFKNINDSYGHSVGDDVLVEMARLFQHETYSGELVGRYGGEEFVILCPETDLEHAVKKAERLRLAVSNLKLEKLEKTGLSASFGVAQVEEGDSVESLFRRADSALYHAKETGRNKVCSLTSHQLLSGIDPISDSVETTVDEMVFENTFQALISSDIIVYKLGGFVNDNGAKLTEVNTNRAVMQLGKSGLLPFWGKTDDRKPVEVEVEFGCAAKKANSNSRSSTPRVDVMIRITPQGWVKKPQLFQQRANRVYRLLKDYFAAE, from the coding sequence ATGAACAGTCCTCTCATAGCAAATAGTAATTCCATGCCACAGCAACAGTCTGTGCATGGCAGCTATAATATGGGCTCTTCACAGATCCTGAAGGAACTCATCGCCCTTTCGACCGAACACGAAGAATTCTCGTTGGAATCGGGTGAAACGGATTTCGTCGATCAAGTCATCTCGCGCAAACACCTGCGGAAGTTACTCACCGCACTTCAGGCCCGCGATGCATCCACATTATGTCATTCCCGCCGCGTTGCATTCCTGGCAAAAGGAATCGCCACCAATTTAGGCTGGGAAGGAATTCATCTGAAACGGCTGGAAATCGCCGCGCTGCTACATGACATCGGAAAGATCGGTGTCCCCGACCATATCATGCTCAAGCCTGGCAAGCTGACATCAGATGAAATTGAATTGATGTCGCATTATCACAACATCGGTATCGATGTTCTGCAGGCCTGTCAGACCGACCATGAAGTTTTGACAATACTCTCACAAACCCGCTACCACTTCAGTGGCGCGACCAACGGCTTTCAATATATTGGTAGCGACGTGCATCAGGGTGCCCGCATCCTGGCGATTGCCGATGCCTATGATTCTCTGGCGACCGACCAGGTCTATCGGGCCGGCAAAAAACATGATGAAATCATGGCCATCCTGATGGAGGCCGCTGGAACTCAATTTGATGGAAACATTGTCTGTGCCCTTTCACGTTGGGAACAGAATGAACAAGACGTCTTCCATGATGCACTTCTTGAAGTCAACCGGCTTTATCAACCCAAGCCATTCAGCGAGCAGGAAGCACAGGAAGCCAACCTGATCAACAACATTTTCTCCTATCTGTTTCAGATTGAGAGTCTGTATGACGGATTTTATATCGTCAATGCCGATTTTCAGTTTCTCCTCTTCAGCCCGGGTCTGGAAAAACTGGCCGACATCCGGGCCATCGATATCCTGGGTGAAGCCTGGACCGCAAACAGCCTGCCGCTAACCAACAAGGAAGGCACCAGCCTGACCAGAGCAGAATGCTCGATGAACCGGGTCATTGCTAATGGAAAGCCGATGACCACCGAATTCATGCTGGAACGTCCTGGCGGCCGCCTGATCAACATTGAAGTTCAGTCGGTTCCCATGTTCGGCGAAGACGGACACCTGATGGGTATCGCAGAAATCTATCGCGACCTGTCCCGCGGCTTAAAACGACCTCAAGAATTCAACGACCTCAAACAGGCAGCCAGTATGGATGCTCTGACGTCCGTTGCCAATCGAGGCGAACTGGAAACGCAACTGGCGATCATGCTCAGCAGGTTCAACAAAGAAACCGATCCGACACCGTTGAGCCTGATGTTTATCGACGCCGATCACTTTAAAAACATTAATGACTCGTACGGACATTCGGTGGGTGATGATGTTCTTGTTGAAATGGCACGCCTGTTCCAGCACGAAACCTATTCGGGAGAACTGGTCGGACGCTACGGCGGGGAAGAATTTGTGATTCTTTGCCCTGAAACCGATTTGGAACATGCGGTGAAAAAAGCAGAACGCCTGCGGCTGGCAGTCAGTAACCTGAAGCTTGAGAAACTGGAAAAAACGGGTCTCTCTGCCTCATTCGGAGTGGCTCAGGTTGAAGAAGGCGACTCAGTAGAAAGTCTGTTCCGCCGCGCAGATTCTGCCTTGTACCACGCAAAAGAAACAGGCCGCAACAAGGTTTGCTCCCTCACCAGCCACCAGCTATTGTCCGGCATCGACCCAATCAGCGATTCGGTAGAGACGACCGTTGATGAAATGGTCTTTGAAAATACATTCCAGGCACTGATCTCCTCCGACATTATCGTTTACAAGCTGGGCGGTTTTGTAAATGACAATGGTGCGAAGTTGACAGAAGTCAACACAAACCGGGCCGTGATGCAACTCGGCAAATCAGGACTGCTCCCCTTCTGGGGTAAAACCGATGATCGAAAACCAGTTGAAGTGGAAGTCGAATTCGGGTGTGCCGCCAAAAAAGCGAACTCTAACAGCCGCAGTTCCACACCACGCGTCGATGTGATGATCCGAATTACACCACAGGGATGGGTCAAAAAACCACAGCTGTTCCAGCAACGTGCCAATCGCGTCTACCGACTCTTAAAAGATTACTTCGCTGCAGAGTAA
- a CDS encoding IclR family transcriptional regulator has product MSVPRTNPKTDAAASPSLQRGIALLEYLAKHSHGCTLSELSEQLSIPQASLLRIGKALEEMGYVSRDLATKKFYLTNRFLQLIPPSVQDRPLSECAIGPMRELRDMTGETTQLCCLIDTEIVILEQLLARHAFKYSAEIGARAPCYSCAPGKAIAAFLPENEREDLVNRIRFKRFTPQTITSKRAFLNELDLIRQRGYAIDHEEGLTGIRCIAAPIRDRNGIAIAAFTITGPAERVPQDEYESLGQIVQSRANAATVEFNR; this is encoded by the coding sequence ATGAGCGTCCCGCGCACAAATCCGAAAACCGATGCAGCCGCCTCTCCCAGTTTGCAGCGGGGCATTGCCTTGCTCGAATATCTGGCAAAACATTCGCATGGCTGCACCCTCAGTGAACTCAGCGAACAACTTTCCATTCCGCAGGCGTCTTTATTACGCATCGGAAAAGCACTGGAAGAGATGGGCTATGTCTCGCGCGATCTGGCGACGAAAAAGTTTTATCTCACGAACCGTTTCCTGCAGTTAATTCCTCCCAGCGTGCAAGATCGCCCTTTATCAGAATGTGCGATTGGCCCGATGCGGGAACTGCGTGACATGACCGGCGAGACCACGCAACTCTGTTGTCTGATTGATACCGAGATCGTAATCCTCGAACAGTTGCTGGCGCGACACGCCTTCAAGTACTCTGCGGAGATCGGTGCCCGTGCGCCTTGCTACAGTTGTGCTCCTGGAAAAGCCATCGCTGCTTTTTTACCGGAAAATGAACGCGAGGATCTGGTGAATCGAATTCGTTTTAAACGATTCACTCCACAAACGATTACTTCAAAACGTGCTTTTCTCAATGAATTGGATCTGATTCGCCAACGCGGCTATGCGATTGATCATGAAGAGGGGCTGACAGGCATTCGCTGCATCGCCGCTCCGATTCGAGATCGGAATGGCATCGCCATCGCCGCCTTTACGATCACGGGGCCAGCAGAACGAGTTCCGCAGGATGAATACGAATCGCTGGGGCAAATCGTTCAATCCCGGGCGAATGCTGCCACCGTGGAATTTAATCGATAA
- a CDS encoding DUF1501 domain-containing protein: MTNPFDQNSKAGSTCDADSMSRREFFSWAKTGLAGTALMDLLLKQKPLCAEAPGKTLPTGTHFPPRVKRVIHVCLIGGLSHLDSFDYKPALKKLHGKVMPTEKKPETFFGQVGLLRKNDFEFKQRGKSGLWISDLFPHIASQADELTLIRSMKADSANHTPATFQENTGFRLNGFPVLGAWLSYGLGCETDELPSFVVLPDVRGYPAAGTINWSNGFLPALHQGVPFQTEGPAIRDLFPGRKISNATEVASRQLLNQFNQSHLERTGANSDLVARIRSHELAAKMQLAVPQVTDLSGETAATKALYGFDSEETAPFARNCLLARRLLEQGVRFVQLFSGGSFGSPRINWDGHEDVKRNHLREATRIDQPVAGLLKDLRQRGMLDDTLVLFSTEFGRTPFTQSASNTVGTGRDHNMNGFSVWMAGGGLKHGIDFGATDEFGWKSVEQTVAWHDYHATVLHLLGIDHTRLTYYHNGIERRLTNVHGEVIHDLLA; the protein is encoded by the coding sequence ATGACGAATCCCTTTGATCAAAATTCGAAAGCCGGTTCTACCTGTGATGCAGACAGTATGTCGCGTCGCGAATTTTTTTCCTGGGCGAAAACCGGCCTGGCGGGAACGGCGCTGATGGATTTGCTGCTGAAGCAGAAACCACTTTGTGCAGAGGCTCCGGGGAAAACTCTACCAACGGGAACTCATTTCCCCCCGCGCGTCAAACGGGTGATTCATGTCTGCCTGATCGGGGGATTGAGTCACCTGGATTCGTTTGACTATAAGCCGGCGCTTAAAAAACTGCATGGCAAGGTTATGCCGACCGAGAAGAAGCCGGAAACGTTTTTCGGTCAGGTTGGATTATTGCGCAAGAATGATTTTGAGTTCAAACAGCGGGGCAAAAGTGGGCTCTGGATTTCAGACCTGTTTCCTCACATCGCGTCACAGGCAGATGAGCTGACGTTGATTCGTTCCATGAAAGCCGACTCTGCCAATCATACGCCGGCGACGTTTCAGGAGAATACGGGTTTTCGATTGAACGGCTTTCCGGTACTGGGAGCCTGGCTCTCGTATGGCTTAGGGTGTGAAACCGATGAGCTGCCGTCGTTTGTGGTATTGCCCGATGTCCGCGGCTATCCGGCGGCGGGAACGATTAACTGGTCGAACGGATTTCTGCCGGCATTGCATCAGGGGGTTCCCTTCCAGACCGAAGGACCGGCGATACGTGATCTGTTTCCCGGTCGCAAGATTTCGAATGCCACCGAAGTCGCCAGTCGCCAGTTATTAAATCAATTCAATCAGAGTCATCTTGAACGGACCGGAGCCAACAGCGATCTGGTCGCCCGGATTCGCAGCCACGAACTGGCAGCGAAAATGCAGTTGGCCGTTCCCCAAGTGACGGATCTGTCGGGAGAGACGGCTGCCACGAAAGCCCTGTACGGCTTCGATTCTGAAGAGACGGCTCCCTTTGCCCGCAATTGTCTGTTGGCACGGCGGTTATTGGAACAGGGGGTGCGGTTTGTGCAGTTGTTTTCTGGTGGCTCGTTTGGATCGCCGCGGATTAACTGGGATGGTCATGAAGACGTCAAACGAAATCACCTTCGCGAAGCGACCCGCATCGATCAGCCCGTTGCCGGTTTGTTGAAAGATCTGAGACAGCGGGGCATGCTGGATGACACTCTGGTTCTGTTTTCAACGGAATTCGGACGAACCCCGTTTACTCAATCTGCCTCGAACACCGTGGGGACGGGGCGTGATCATAATATGAACGGTTTTTCCGTCTGGATGGCAGGGGGCGGTCTCAAGCACGGGATTGATTTTGGTGCGACCGATGAATTCGGCTGGAAATCAGTCGAACAGACGGTTGCCTGGCACGATTATCATGCAACGGTGCTGCATTTACTGGGCATTGATCACACACGTTTGACGTATTATCACAATGGCATCGAACGCCGTCTGACGAATGTGCACGGCGAAGTGATTCATGATCTTCTCGCTTAA